The Saccharomonospora cyanea NA-134 genome includes a region encoding these proteins:
- a CDS encoding ArsO family NAD(P)H-dependent flavin-containing monooxygenase, with protein sequence MPAMRPSTTSTEPNQHYDVVVIGGGQAGLAAGYFLRRTGLNFVILDDQQQPGGAWQHYWDSLRLFSPAEYSPLPGWWMPPQPGEDFPTAEHVVAYLTAYEQRYQLPVHRPVRVQTVHQAGKWLAVHSSQGVFNARAVISATGTWAAPHQPSLPGQQRYTGQQLHTVDYRSPQHFTGQRVVVVGGGNSAAQILADISTVADTTWVTRRPPRFMPDDVDGRVLFDVATQREAARRAGIPDTGGASSLGDIVMVPSVRDARDRGVLHAHPMFDSLTEHGIAYSDGTELACDAIIWCTGFRPHLTHLAPLGLGQDGDVPLTEGTRSINEPRLHLLGYGDWTGWASATLVGAGRTAKAAVNHLTDQLHDRQTVNST encoded by the coding sequence GTGCCTGCAATGAGACCGTCCACCACGTCGACCGAGCCGAACCAGCACTACGACGTCGTGGTGATCGGCGGCGGACAGGCCGGATTGGCCGCAGGCTACTTCCTACGGCGAACCGGCCTGAACTTCGTCATCCTCGACGACCAGCAACAACCAGGCGGCGCGTGGCAGCACTACTGGGACTCGCTGCGCCTGTTCTCCCCAGCGGAATACAGCCCCCTGCCGGGATGGTGGATGCCCCCACAACCCGGCGAGGACTTCCCCACCGCCGAACACGTCGTGGCCTACCTCACCGCCTACGAACAGCGCTACCAGCTTCCCGTGCACCGGCCGGTCCGCGTTCAGACCGTGCACCAGGCAGGGAAGTGGCTGGCAGTCCACAGCAGCCAGGGCGTGTTCAACGCCCGGGCCGTGATCAGTGCCACAGGCACCTGGGCCGCGCCCCACCAACCGTCCCTGCCGGGACAGCAGCGATACACCGGCCAGCAACTGCACACTGTCGACTACCGCTCGCCCCAGCACTTCACCGGACAGCGAGTGGTCGTCGTGGGCGGCGGGAACTCCGCCGCCCAAATCCTGGCCGACATCTCCACCGTCGCCGACACAACCTGGGTGACCCGCCGCCCACCACGGTTCATGCCCGACGACGTGGACGGCCGAGTGCTCTTCGACGTCGCCACCCAGCGCGAAGCAGCCCGTCGCGCGGGCATCCCCGACACCGGCGGAGCCAGCAGTCTCGGCGACATCGTGATGGTGCCCAGCGTGCGCGACGCCCGCGACCGCGGCGTCCTACATGCCCACCCGATGTTCGACTCCCTCACCGAGCACGGGATCGCCTACAGCGACGGCACCGAACTGGCCTGCGATGCGATCATCTGGTGCACCGGCTTCCGCCCCCACCTCACACACCTCGCGCCCCTCGGCCTCGGCCAGGACGGCGATGTCCCGCTCACCGAGGGCACCCGCTCAATCAATGAGCCCCGCCTGCACCTCCTCGGCTACGGAGACTGGACCGGGTGGGCCTCCGCCACCCTCGTCGGCGCCGGCCGCACCGCCAAAGCCGCCGTCAACCACCTCACCGACCAACTCCACGACCGGCAAACAGTGAATTCGACCTGA
- a CDS encoding heavy-metal-associated domain-containing protein: protein MHCSLCTGTIEKALGRLEGVGTVAVSEQVLVDYDPDIAEPEQILGTLREIRALAARHDVARHHREPPR, encoded by the coding sequence CTGCACTGCTCGCTGTGCACCGGCACGATCGAGAAGGCCTTGGGCCGGCTGGAGGGTGTGGGCACGGTGGCGGTGAGCGAGCAGGTCCTGGTCGACTACGACCCCGACATTGCCGAGCCCGAACAGATCTTGGGCACGCTGCGCGAGATCAGAGCCCTGGCCGCACGGCACGACGTCGCGCGCCACCATCGCGAACCACCGCGCTGA
- a CDS encoding Tn3 family transposase — protein MAAIDRTAYPRFKRVVPARELAEAFTPTIGEITWAREKTQNDPHLLALLVWLKSYQRLGYFPKLDEVPSVVVEHVRGVLELATEVVLEHDADRTAKWHRGLVRSFVGVKYDAARARRVAGEAIRKAVTTKDNPADLINVALEELVRAGCELPGFSTLDRMAAAIRAETNTALYAMVAPRIDLAGKARLGRLLWLDPTSRRSEFDRLKTSAKAATLGKFKLRLAHLQELDALGPTERWLDGIPATKLAHFAGEARVTDVGDMRDIGEAKRLTLLASLIHECRTTARDEVATMFCKRMAVLHKKGRERLVELHEQHRAESERLLDVFGDVLAGAREATAVTEDGTVSPEPAAGVAERVGRLLLKTLADAGGVEQLSAAHEVVSAHHGNNYLPLLEQFYRSHRSALFTLLDTLELEATSADHSVADAVEFLRAIRGRTGEYVPEKVTVCRGEDAVTVAIDIDFVTEAWRKILVVKDRPGKLVRRHLEVCVFSYLASELRSGDIAVVGANSYANLHAQLMSWDECAPLAEQFCGQAGIPSDPKELTAHYRAALGDIAAVVDAGFPHNTDLSFADGRPVLRRRKGADRRPSALALEESIHQRLPERGLLDILARTAYLVGWPRHFGPASGSDPKIRDAMARYVLTVFANGTLLGPAQVARHMRGQVSTHELSIAANKHTTCAKIDAASTDVINEFAKLDVAGMWGDGRAVAVDGSQVETWENNILAESHIRYGGYGGIAYRHISDTYIALFSRFIPCGVWEAVYIIEGLLRNDSDIQPDTIHADTQGQSLPVFGLAALLGFDLLPRIRNWADLNFYRPSADARFEHIDSLFGDNVIDWGLIETHWTDLLRTAISIREGRLSSVTLLRRLGNNSRKNRLYRAFRELGRVIRTITLLRFLADAQLREQITAITNKAEAFHGFSAWLRFGGEAIGRNDPDYQEKIIKFNELLANCVIYSNACDITAAANALAGDGHPIDPDDLATISPYITHTIRRFGDWVLDLSPPDAMPVTTLDLVPGALFPGDITAAAAPTVTAPHRVRQRVTAKKGS, from the coding sequence TTGGCGGCGATCGATCGCACCGCGTATCCGCGGTTCAAGCGGGTGGTTCCTGCTCGGGAGCTGGCTGAGGCGTTCACGCCGACGATCGGCGAGATCACTTGGGCGCGGGAGAAGACGCAGAACGATCCGCATTTGCTGGCGCTGCTGGTGTGGTTGAAGTCGTATCAGCGGCTGGGGTATTTCCCGAAGCTGGATGAGGTCCCGTCGGTGGTGGTCGAGCACGTGCGTGGGGTGCTCGAGCTCGCTACCGAGGTGGTTCTGGAGCATGATGCGGATCGGACGGCGAAGTGGCACCGGGGGCTGGTCCGCTCGTTCGTGGGGGTGAAGTATGACGCGGCCAGGGCGCGGCGGGTCGCCGGGGAGGCGATCCGCAAGGCGGTCACGACGAAGGATAACCCGGCTGACCTGATCAATGTGGCGTTGGAGGAGCTGGTCCGGGCAGGGTGCGAGCTGCCTGGGTTCTCGACGCTGGACCGGATGGCCGCGGCGATCCGGGCGGAGACGAACACCGCGCTGTACGCGATGGTCGCGCCGCGGATCGACTTGGCCGGCAAGGCCCGGCTGGGGCGGTTGTTGTGGCTGGATCCGACGTCGCGGCGCAGCGAGTTCGACCGGCTGAAGACGTCGGCGAAGGCGGCGACGCTGGGCAAGTTCAAGTTGCGTCTGGCCCACTTGCAGGAGCTGGACGCGCTCGGTCCGACCGAACGGTGGCTGGACGGGATCCCGGCGACGAAGCTTGCGCACTTCGCCGGTGAGGCTCGGGTGACCGATGTCGGGGACATGCGGGATATCGGCGAGGCGAAGCGGCTGACGTTGTTGGCGAGTTTGATCCACGAGTGCCGGACCACGGCTCGGGACGAGGTCGCGACGATGTTCTGCAAGCGGATGGCCGTGCTCCACAAGAAGGGCAGGGAGCGGCTGGTCGAGCTGCACGAACAGCACCGAGCCGAGTCCGAGCGGCTGCTGGACGTGTTCGGCGACGTCCTGGCTGGCGCCCGGGAAGCCACCGCAGTGACCGAAGACGGCACGGTCTCGCCGGAGCCCGCGGCCGGGGTGGCCGAGCGGGTCGGGCGTCTGCTGCTGAAGACGCTGGCGGATGCGGGTGGGGTGGAGCAGCTGTCGGCGGCGCACGAGGTGGTGTCGGCGCATCACGGCAACAATTATCTGCCGCTGCTGGAGCAGTTCTACAGGAGTCACCGCTCGGCACTGTTCACCCTGCTCGACACGCTGGAATTGGAGGCGACCAGCGCGGATCACAGCGTGGCCGACGCGGTGGAGTTCCTGCGCGCGATTCGGGGTCGTACCGGTGAGTACGTCCCGGAGAAGGTGACGGTCTGCCGCGGGGAGGATGCGGTGACGGTGGCGATCGACATCGACTTCGTCACCGAGGCGTGGCGCAAGATCCTGGTGGTCAAGGACCGGCCGGGCAAGCTGGTGCGCCGCCACCTGGAGGTGTGCGTGTTCTCCTACCTCGCCTCCGAGCTGCGCTCCGGGGACATCGCCGTGGTCGGCGCCAACTCCTACGCCAACCTGCACGCGCAGCTGATGTCCTGGGACGAGTGCGCGCCGCTGGCCGAGCAGTTCTGCGGCCAGGCCGGGATCCCCTCGGACCCGAAGGAGCTCACGGCGCACTACCGGGCGGCGCTGGGCGACATCGCCGCGGTGGTGGACGCCGGGTTCCCGCACAACACCGACCTGTCCTTCGCCGACGGCCGCCCGGTCCTGCGCCGCCGCAAGGGCGCCGACCGGCGCCCGTCCGCGCTGGCGCTGGAGGAGTCGATCCACCAGCGGCTGCCCGAACGCGGCCTGCTGGACATCCTGGCCCGCACCGCATACCTGGTCGGCTGGCCCCGACACTTCGGGCCGGCATCGGGCTCGGACCCGAAGATCCGCGACGCGATGGCCCGCTACGTGTTGACCGTGTTCGCCAACGGCACGCTGCTCGGCCCAGCGCAGGTCGCGCGGCACATGCGCGGCCAGGTGTCGACGCATGAGTTGTCGATCGCGGCGAACAAGCACACCACCTGCGCCAAGATCGACGCCGCGTCCACCGATGTGATCAACGAGTTCGCAAAGCTCGACGTCGCCGGGATGTGGGGGGACGGCCGGGCGGTGGCGGTGGACGGGTCGCAGGTGGAGACGTGGGAGAACAACATCCTCGCCGAGTCCCACATCCGCTACGGCGGGTACGGCGGGATCGCCTACCGGCACATCTCCGACACCTACATCGCCCTGTTCTCGCGCTTCATTCCGTGTGGGGTGTGGGAGGCCGTCTACATCATCGAAGGTCTGCTGCGCAACGACTCCGACATCCAGCCCGACACGATCCACGCCGACACCCAAGGCCAGTCGCTGCCGGTCTTCGGACTCGCGGCGCTGCTGGGATTCGACCTGCTCCCACGCATCCGCAACTGGGCGGATCTGAACTTCTACCGGCCCAGCGCGGACGCGCGCTTCGAGCACATCGACTCGCTGTTCGGCGACAACGTGATCGACTGGGGACTGATCGAGACGCACTGGACCGACCTGCTGCGCACCGCGATCTCGATCAGAGAGGGACGCCTGTCGTCGGTGACGCTGCTGCGCCGATTGGGCAACAACTCCCGCAAGAACCGCCTCTACCGGGCGTTCCGCGAGCTGGGCCGGGTGATCCGCACGATCACGCTGCTGCGATTCCTCGCCGACGCGCAGCTGCGCGAGCAGATCACCGCGATCACCAACAAGGCCGAGGCGTTCCACGGGTTCTCCGCGTGGCTGCGCTTCGGCGGCGAGGCAATCGGGCGCAACGACCCGGACTACCAGGAGAAGATCATCAAGTTCAACGAGCTGCTCGCGAACTGCGTGATCTACTCCAACGCCTGCGACATCACCGCCGCGGCCAACGCCCTCGCTGGCGACGGGCACCCGATCGACCCCGACGATCTGGCCACCATCTCCCCCTACATCACCCACACCATCCGCCGGTTCGGCGACTGGGTGCTGGACCTGTCCCCGCCAGACGCCATGCCGGTCACCACGCTCGACCTGGTGCCGGGTGCACTGTTCCCCGGCGACATCACCGCGGCCGCAGCGCCGACCGTCACCGCGCCGCACCGGGTGCGGCAGCGCGTCACCGCGAAGAAAGGTTCCTGA
- a CDS encoding LysR family transcriptional regulator → MTLRRFEYALAVADAGSVTAAAELLHVAQPSVSQQIRGLERELGVTLFARTPTGLVPTAVGRAFLRDAEVAVRAARRAKATAQAGADELEGELVVAAQMGLGTRQLPGALSALRRRFPRLEITVFEEANPAELERLARRGVVDLGLMAGPCKGDLYVGHHLGDEEFVVVMSPERAQLAGDRVELRVLEREPWIRFDHDSALDGVLRDVLWGNALAPTTVARVSQTATAVRWAAHGLGITLVPTSAVPPGFEHLTRPVFPAVSMPTVAAVRPGAGPAETALLEFLRQEAWHYTGFSSNGSAPTHNWVVPPSTTSSAPAV, encoded by the coding sequence ATGACTCTTCGTCGGTTCGAGTATGCCCTGGCTGTGGCCGACGCCGGATCGGTGACGGCAGCGGCGGAGTTGTTGCATGTCGCCCAACCGTCGGTGTCCCAGCAGATTCGCGGCCTGGAGCGGGAACTCGGTGTGACGCTGTTCGCCCGCACACCGACCGGGCTGGTGCCCACCGCGGTCGGTCGCGCGTTCCTGCGGGACGCGGAGGTCGCGGTGAGGGCGGCGCGGCGGGCGAAGGCGACGGCGCAGGCCGGTGCCGACGAGCTGGAGGGCGAGCTGGTGGTCGCGGCGCAGATGGGCCTGGGCACGCGGCAGCTTCCGGGCGCACTGAGCGCGTTGCGTCGCCGTTTCCCGCGATTGGAGATCACCGTGTTCGAGGAGGCGAATCCCGCCGAGCTGGAGCGGCTGGCGCGCCGGGGCGTGGTGGACCTGGGACTGATGGCCGGGCCGTGCAAGGGGGATCTGTACGTGGGTCACCACCTGGGCGACGAGGAGTTCGTCGTGGTGATGAGTCCCGAGCGCGCGCAGCTCGCCGGGGACCGGGTCGAGCTGCGCGTGTTGGAGCGGGAGCCGTGGATCAGGTTCGACCACGACAGTGCGCTCGACGGTGTGCTTCGGGATGTGTTGTGGGGCAACGCGTTGGCTCCGACCACGGTCGCCCGCGTGTCGCAGACGGCGACGGCGGTGCGCTGGGCCGCTCACGGCCTGGGGATTACGCTCGTTCCGACCTCGGCGGTGCCTCCCGGGTTCGAACACCTCACTCGTCCCGTTTTCCCCGCCGTCTCCATGCCCACCGTCGCCGCGGTCCGGCCCGGGGCGGGGCCGGCGGAAACGGCCTTGCTCGAATTCCTGCGTCAAGAGGCCTGGCACTACACCGGATTTTCGAGCAACGGGTCAGCGCCTACTCACAACTGGGTGGTTCCTCCGTCCACGACCAGCTCGGCGCCCGCGGTGTAA
- a CDS encoding SDR family oxidoreductase — protein MNDTYSGKNAVITGGSSGIGFATAKLLVDAGARVVITGRSQTTLDAATQRLGKNALAVRGDVASLPDLDALAAHVRDHLGTVDALFVNAGITGAMPFASMTEEVYDESFAVNVKGAFFTVQKIAPLLSTGAGVVLTTSAANVMGMPEASVYAAGKAALRSFARSLSRELLPRGIRVNAISPGPVDTGILENTMTKEAADRFKAERVAENPMRRFGTPEEVAKAVAFLAFDATYTAGAELVVDGGTTQL, from the coding sequence ATGAACGACACGTACAGCGGCAAGAACGCAGTGATCACGGGCGGCAGCAGCGGCATAGGTTTCGCGACGGCGAAGCTGCTGGTGGACGCCGGAGCCCGCGTGGTGATCACCGGCCGTTCCCAGACCACACTCGACGCCGCCACACAGCGACTCGGCAAGAACGCGCTGGCCGTCCGGGGCGACGTGGCCTCACTACCCGACCTGGACGCTCTGGCTGCCCACGTACGAGACCACCTCGGCACGGTGGATGCGCTGTTCGTCAACGCGGGCATCACGGGCGCCATGCCTTTCGCCTCGATGACCGAGGAGGTGTACGACGAGTCGTTCGCGGTCAACGTCAAGGGTGCCTTCTTCACCGTGCAGAAGATCGCCCCGCTGCTGAGCACGGGCGCCGGCGTCGTTCTGACCACCTCGGCCGCGAACGTCATGGGCATGCCGGAGGCCAGCGTCTACGCGGCCGGGAAGGCAGCGCTGCGCTCGTTCGCCCGCAGCCTCTCCCGCGAGCTTCTTCCGCGCGGAATCCGCGTCAACGCGATCAGCCCCGGTCCGGTCGACACGGGAATTCTGGAAAACACCATGACCAAAGAGGCGGCAGACCGGTTCAAGGCAGAACGGGTCGCGGAGAACCCCATGCGTCGATTCGGGACTCCGGAGGAAGTCGCCAAGGCGGTAGCGTTCTTGGCTTTCGACGCCACTTACACCGCGGGCGCCGAGCTGGTCGTGGACGGAGGAACCACCCAGTTGTGA
- a CDS encoding oxidoreductase has translation MATAENDSGARGFTGKRVLVTGGSRGIGAAIVRQFLDAGAEVLTTARSKTSAVPEGAAFVEADVRTRTGVKAVAEAAQEALGGVDILVNNAGGARPFRNAWDIPDEEWQDQLDLNYLASVRLDALLTPEMRERRSGAVVHVSTVAVPTSAPAFLHYTAAKAALQNYSRGLALELAPFGVRVNAVSPGRTTTPGGKATRKQWASLAEGPSQDDTSPPLGRDGRPDDIADAVLFLVSDRASWLTGRNLAVDGGEFPVG, from the coding sequence ATGGCCACGGCTGAGAATGATTCAGGAGCGCGAGGATTCACCGGAAAGCGGGTTTTGGTCACGGGCGGTTCGCGCGGAATCGGTGCGGCGATCGTGCGCCAGTTCCTGGACGCGGGAGCCGAGGTACTCACGACCGCCCGGTCGAAGACGAGCGCGGTGCCGGAGGGCGCCGCCTTCGTGGAGGCCGATGTGCGGACACGGACCGGCGTGAAAGCAGTGGCCGAGGCCGCGCAGGAGGCGCTCGGCGGAGTGGACATCCTGGTCAACAACGCGGGTGGAGCGCGGCCCTTCCGGAACGCCTGGGACATCCCCGACGAGGAGTGGCAGGACCAGCTGGACCTGAACTATCTGGCGTCGGTGCGACTGGACGCGCTGTTGACTCCGGAGATGCGTGAGCGGCGTTCGGGTGCGGTCGTGCACGTCTCCACGGTCGCCGTCCCCACCTCCGCACCAGCGTTCCTCCACTACACGGCGGCGAAAGCGGCGCTGCAGAACTACAGCCGGGGACTGGCTCTGGAACTGGCCCCGTTCGGAGTCCGGGTCAACGCGGTGTCTCCCGGCAGGACCACCACCCCCGGCGGGAAGGCAACGCGGAAACAGTGGGCGAGCCTGGCCGAGGGACCGAGCCAGGACGACACGTCCCCTCCGCTGGGACGCGACGGTCGGCCCGACGACATCGCCGACGCGGTGCTGTTCCTGGTATCGGACCGGGCGAGCTGGCTGACCGGGAGGAACCTTGCCGTGGACGGCGGCGAGTTCCCCGTGGGGTGA
- a CDS encoding recombinase family protein: MTAPQQPSPTDRSDADDVEQHACPKCDAQPGSPCRSRGGAVASAYHTRRFTMVSRLKKALRVPTPADRRPGRPWRPGTPPPTPIDPDLPSADIRIGYARCSTLGQELDSQLDALSKHGIPRDKIFSEKISTRVRVRPKFEEALRTAREVKAHAPHCRVIFTVYEMKRLGRDAAELTALADHLTAHGLVLEMLAGPLPGIYDPTGPGKVLFAFFAAMAETERENIRESTLEGLDTAARKGKHGGRPPVITDDMLHTVLRRRAGGESVEQIQPDLIIPIGKRKGQNPSVASIYRALAEHAKREAYPEAVEQAHADFAALQTENVPEPRTESQPVQ, from the coding sequence ATGACGGCCCCTCAGCAGCCTTCCCCGACCGACCGGTCGGACGCGGACGACGTCGAACAGCACGCCTGTCCGAAGTGTGACGCGCAGCCCGGCTCGCCGTGCCGCTCGCGCGGTGGCGCGGTCGCCTCCGCCTACCACACCCGCCGCTTCACGATGGTGTCCCGGCTGAAGAAGGCGTTGCGGGTGCCGACCCCCGCCGACCGCAGACCGGGCCGACCTTGGCGGCCGGGCACCCCACCGCCGACGCCGATCGACCCAGACCTGCCGAGCGCGGACATCCGCATCGGGTACGCGAGGTGCTCGACCCTCGGGCAGGAACTCGACTCCCAGCTCGACGCGCTCAGCAAGCACGGCATCCCGAGGGACAAGATTTTCAGCGAGAAGATCAGCACCCGGGTGCGGGTCCGCCCGAAGTTCGAGGAGGCCCTCCGTACGGCGCGGGAGGTCAAGGCGCACGCCCCGCACTGCCGGGTCATCTTCACCGTGTACGAGATGAAGCGCCTCGGCCGCGACGCTGCCGAGCTGACCGCGCTCGCCGACCACCTCACCGCGCACGGCCTGGTCCTGGAGATGCTCGCCGGGCCCCTGCCCGGCATCTACGACCCCACCGGGCCGGGGAAGGTGCTGTTCGCGTTCTTCGCGGCGATGGCGGAGACCGAGCGGGAGAACATCCGGGAGTCGACCCTGGAGGGACTCGACACCGCGGCCCGCAAGGGCAAGCACGGCGGCCGGCCGCCCGTCATCACCGACGACATGCTCCACACCGTGCTGCGGCGCCGCGCGGGCGGCGAATCCGTCGAGCAGATCCAGCCCGACCTGATCATCCCCATCGGCAAGCGCAAGGGACAGAACCCCTCGGTGGCGAGCATCTACCGGGCGCTCGCCGAGCACGCCAAGCGCGAGGCGTACCCAGAAGCCGTCGAACAGGCCCACGCCGACTTCGCTGCCCTCCAGACCGAAAACGTTCCCGAACCCCGGACCGAGTCACAGCCCGTACAGTGA
- a CDS encoding MFS transporter: MNTTPTTTTPTDAAGRPVRLGLRENWLQFTLLVVVNICVGGLVGLERTTVPLIGSEAFGLTSDLAVFSFIIAFGLTKAFTNLAAGALTARFRRKQLLVAGWLLGIPVPFALAYAPSWGWIVAANVLLGLNQGLTWSMTVNMKIDLVGPSRRGLATGLNEAAGYTAVGVTALLTGYLATSYGLRPVPELIGVVFVVAGLALALIVRDTAAHVALELANHTKPLPTDEDTGLKATFTRTSWHHRSLRGASQAGLINNLNDGLTWGVFPLLFTDHGLGLAAVGLIKGLYPILWGLGQIPTGHLADRIGRKPLIVYGMLVQAVGFVLALALLDRPLLAGVLSAVFLGLGTAMVYPALIASISDHAHPAWRANALGTYRFWRDIGYAAGALVAGIVADALGLNATVIAAAVLTAASGLLAARWITEHRPDTR; the protein is encoded by the coding sequence GTGAACACCACACCCACCACCACAACGCCGACCGACGCCGCCGGGCGCCCCGTACGGCTCGGGCTACGGGAGAACTGGCTTCAGTTCACCCTGCTAGTCGTTGTCAACATCTGCGTCGGCGGCCTGGTCGGCCTGGAGCGCACCACCGTCCCGCTCATCGGCTCCGAGGCCTTCGGCCTGACCAGTGACCTGGCCGTCTTCTCCTTCATCATCGCCTTCGGCCTCACCAAGGCGTTCACCAACCTCGCCGCCGGCGCGCTCACCGCCCGTTTCCGCCGCAAGCAGCTGCTGGTGGCCGGCTGGCTGCTCGGCATCCCCGTCCCCTTCGCCCTCGCCTACGCGCCGTCCTGGGGCTGGATCGTCGCCGCCAACGTGCTGCTCGGCCTGAACCAGGGCCTGACCTGGTCGATGACTGTCAACATGAAGATCGACCTTGTCGGCCCCTCCCGCCGAGGGCTCGCCACCGGCCTGAACGAAGCCGCCGGATACACCGCGGTCGGCGTCACCGCCCTGCTCACCGGTTATCTCGCCACCAGCTACGGTCTGCGCCCCGTCCCCGAACTCATCGGCGTCGTCTTCGTTGTCGCCGGCCTCGCCCTCGCCCTGATCGTCCGCGACACCGCCGCCCACGTCGCCCTCGAACTGGCCAACCACACCAAGCCCCTGCCGACGGATGAGGACACCGGTCTGAAGGCCACCTTCACCCGCACTTCCTGGCACCACCGCTCCCTGCGCGGCGCCAGCCAGGCCGGGCTGATCAACAATCTCAACGACGGTCTCACCTGGGGCGTCTTCCCCCTGCTGTTCACCGACCACGGCCTCGGACTCGCCGCCGTCGGCCTGATCAAGGGGCTGTACCCGATCCTGTGGGGGCTCGGGCAGATCCCCACCGGCCACCTCGCCGACCGCATCGGCCGCAAACCCCTCATCGTCTACGGCATGCTCGTCCAGGCCGTCGGCTTCGTCCTCGCCCTCGCCCTGCTGGACCGGCCGCTGCTCGCGGGTGTCCTGTCCGCGGTCTTCCTGGGCTTGGGCACCGCCATGGTCTACCCGGCCCTCATCGCATCCATCTCCGACCACGCCCACCCCGCCTGGCGGGCCAACGCCCTGGGCACCTACCGGTTCTGGCGGGACATCGGCTACGCCGCCGGGGCCCTCGTCGCCGGTATCGTCGCCGACGCCCTCGGCCTGAACGCAACCGTCATCGCCGCCGCCGTCCTCACCGCCGCCTCGGGACTCCTGGCAGCCCGCTGGATCACCGAGCACAGGCCCGACACCCGCTGA
- a CDS encoding MBL fold metallo-hydrolase, with amino-acid sequence MGFADDHLIPLVDEGLGNSAYLLDLGDGRALAMDASRDLRTLRAAAERRGLRIAFAADTHLHADFLSGAVQLGHDTGATILASAAGRRAFDHQRLADGDEVDLGGLTLRALATPGHTDEHLSFLLLDGARELGVFTGGSLIVNSAARTDLLGADRTEELARAQYRSLKRLTALPDATGVWPTHGAGSFCSAPPGTERTTTIGAQKQANPLLAAPDEDTFVAQLIASLGTYPTYFDRLGEINRRGPAVLTAQPLLPALGAQQVRALMADGGHVVDVRPAADYATGHIPGSLSIPLREQFGTWLGWLLPDTAPLAFVVNDDQDLSEIVWQAYKIGYERLAGRLAGGMDAWLADGNPQSTTAFVTADRAAGRPYVDVRQEAEFAAGHVPGSLHIELGALVETTADAPAGPVVACGHGERAMTAASLLERAGHTDIAVLDGGPADYTAAHGQQLAQGTEDTRP; translated from the coding sequence GTGGGCTTCGCGGACGATCACCTCATCCCGCTGGTCGACGAAGGGCTGGGCAACAGCGCCTACCTGCTCGACCTCGGCGACGGACGCGCCCTGGCCATGGACGCCAGCCGCGACCTGCGCACCTTGCGGGCGGCAGCCGAGCGGCGCGGGCTGCGCATCGCGTTCGCGGCGGACACGCATCTGCACGCCGACTTCCTCTCCGGCGCCGTTCAGCTCGGTCACGACACCGGCGCCACGATCCTGGCCTCCGCCGCCGGGCGCCGGGCCTTCGACCACCAGCGCCTGGCCGACGGCGACGAGGTCGACCTCGGCGGACTGACCCTGCGGGCCCTTGCGACCCCCGGCCACACCGACGAGCACCTGTCCTTCCTCCTCCTCGACGGCGCCCGGGAGCTCGGGGTGTTCACCGGCGGGTCGCTGATCGTGAACTCCGCCGCCCGCACCGACCTCCTGGGTGCCGACCGCACCGAGGAACTGGCCCGTGCCCAGTACCGGTCGCTGAAGCGACTGACCGCGTTGCCGGATGCCACCGGGGTGTGGCCCACGCACGGTGCCGGATCCTTCTGCTCGGCGCCGCCCGGCACCGAGCGCACCACCACCATCGGCGCGCAGAAGCAGGCCAACCCGCTGCTCGCCGCACCGGACGAGGACACCTTCGTGGCCCAGTTGATCGCGAGCCTGGGCACCTACCCGACGTACTTCGACCGCCTCGGCGAGATCAACCGGCGCGGCCCGGCCGTGCTGACCGCCCAGCCGCTGCTGCCCGCCCTGGGCGCGCAGCAGGTACGGGCCCTGATGGCCGACGGCGGCCATGTCGTCGACGTCCGCCCGGCCGCCGACTACGCAACCGGCCACATTCCCGGATCCCTGTCGATCCCGCTGCGCGAGCAGTTCGGCACCTGGCTCGGCTGGCTCCTGCCCGACACCGCGCCACTCGCGTTCGTCGTCAACGACGACCAGGACCTGAGCGAGATCGTCTGGCAGGCGTACAAAATCGGCTACGAGCGTCTCGCCGGCCGCCTCGCCGGCGGCATGGACGCCTGGCTCGCCGACGGCAATCCCCAGAGCACCACCGCGTTCGTCACCGCCGACCGTGCCGCCGGCCGTCCCTACGTCGACGTACGGCAGGAAGCCGAGTTCGCCGCCGGACACGTCCCCGGCTCGCTGCACATCGAGCTCGGCGCCCTCGTCGAGACTACTGCCGACGCACCTGCCGGCCCGGTCGTGGCCTGCGGGCACGGTGAACGCGCCATGACCGCCGCCAGCCTCCTGGAGCGCGCCGGCCACACCGACATCGCCGTCCTGGACGGCGGACCGGCCGACTACACCGCCGCCCACGGCCAGCAGCTCGCCCAGGGCACGGAGGACACCCGTCCGTGA